TGTAGTTTAACTCTCAAGAATCGATAACTAAATGGAAACGGAAGGAGTactaagtaggcgtttggacataagaattgtaaaatttcgaaaaaaaataaaaaagtttttcaagtgaaaataatatttgaaaattagagttgtgtttggacatgaatataattttgggttgtttttgaatttttgtgagtcgtctgagtgaaaattttgaaaaataattttttgaagtttttcaaattttctaaaaatttcaaaattcattttcaagtgaaaattaaaaattttatggccaaacactgatttcgaaaaaagtaaaaaaaaaaaaattcgaaaaaaaagtgaaatatttTTCATGGCCAAACGGATTCTAAGTACTATAGATGATaaattgttctttttctttttgtcgtTGAACTCAAAGTTGGTGACAGAATAGAGAAATGAAATTTTGGTACGTTTGTGtggaaagggaaaaagaaaaaaaataagcaaCTTTTTCGTCCATTCTGTAGAAGTCGTAATTAACTGCACTTTGCAAATGCCTCAGCTTCTATGATCACCTCCCAAACACCTATTACTCAGTCTAGTCTTGTTTGAAGAATTGTCCCAAATAGCCGCCCAcctaattatttaaattaaaaataaccagtaaaaatataatatttgcataatttatatattatatgtgtatattaATTGTGTAGATTTTCCCAGAAGTTAGTAAGAAAATCTTTTCTCGATACCAAAATATATGGTTCATTTTTCATATGTCTAGAGTCAAAGATATAACTCTTTGGCCAATATCTTTTACAGCAATTTAATGTTATGTAGAAATGGAAAAATTAACCTGTAGTATTTTCAATATGAAAAAAGAAATAGCAATAGTGCTTTCAAAGCAATTTTAGCctctataatattttaaaatgaaatacttATCTACATTGAATATCATTCTAAATAGATTGGTCAAATATTAATTACTGGAATGCTAAATGTAACAAAAGTTTGGGAGTATAAACACATCACTACTTTTCGTACAAAGTACAAACAAAGATTGACTATTCATTACGTAATAGTTGGACTAACTTACTATGCCCAAAGTATGAAATTAAGTgagtgtttggacataaaaattataaaattccgaaaaaatgattatttttttcaagtgaaaatgatatttgaaaattagagttgtgtttggatatgaatataattttgggctgtttttgaatttttgtgactgatttgagtgaaaattttaagaaacagttttttggagtttttcaaattttcgaaaatttcaaaatttattttcaagtgaaaactgaaaattttatggccaaacaatgatttcgaaaaaaagtagaATTAATTGCGTTAAAATGTTTAATTTTTTCTTTACAAGTTTTAATACTCAAGTTTAAGGACAACAATATCGAGTAATCGaagcattttttttcttcttcttttgaacgTGAAATGGGAGGAACTAAGAGAATCAATAATTTCATTTAAGCTCATAAGAGAAGGTTTTTGTAAAACATAAACGAATTTTAACAATTAATTTTGCATGAAAATGCAATATCTCGTTGATAAAGTGGGTCGGGTCGCATCCGGGTAACCGCAGCCTCAATGCAAAGGTATAAATAACCAACAACTGCAACGTTCTATCCATTTTTGAAATCTTTGAAACGGCGGTGAGATTTCTCTTGTTAACGTTCTTCAGcgtcactctctctctctctctctctctctcaaagcACGGAAGAAATGGTATGTCTTTTCAGATTTCTTCACTTCTTGTGTGATTCTTTGATCAATTTTCTTACTAGTACTAATTAATACACCAAGAAATTTAAACTTGCTCCAATCTTAAGTAAATGTTTGCATTTCTGCAAATTCTTCGATTTCCTTCTACTCCATATCTTTgcatgtccatttactttttccAGATTCCTAATTTATAAGAACATATTATGGCGTTTGGATCTGAATGTATTAAGCGTAGACTCAAAACATGTCTTGGCAGTTTATTTTGCGAAAGGCAATCTGATCATCTTTTCagttttattctcttttttcctCTGATCCATTCTTTCAAAATTATGTCCTGCCAATATGAGTTTCTTTTGCACTTTTTTTTTAACATTACATGTTTTTCCTCAGTATTATAGATGTAAATGTTCAGGCATGGTCCGTCCAACTATTTTACTCCTAGTCCTTGCTGCAGGCTGATGCAGGGAATGGATTATTAAGTGAAAAAAGAATTCCAGCAAAACGTAAGCGTAAAGATGTTTCGAATTGGGATACAGCATTTTCTTGTGATGTTCAGAAAGTAACCAAAACAAAACCTGCAAGAGAAGTGAAGAAATCTTGTTATCGTAGCCCTTCTCCTGTAAAAGTTTCTCAAAAAAGGAAAGTCAGTCAGCTTAGTACGAGTGAATTTGATTGGATTGATACGATCAAAGAATGCCCAGTATATCATCCATCGAAGGAAGAATTTGAGGATCCCTTGGCTTATGTGCAGAAAATTGCTCTTGAAGCATCAAAATTTGGTATGTTGACAACTCAAATCCTATTTGTTTCGATGTTAGTATACTTATGTGCAATGTATGTGAAAAGTTGTCGCAGATTCATGAATATAATTTGTTGTTTTGATGTCTAATATACCCTCTAATTGCAGTGTGAAAAAGCTTTAGTGCAACATATGTGTTATATACTACTAACTTTTTTCACTTTTTATTCCTTGAGGTTTCAACCGAGTGAACTATGACGAGAAAATTTGCAACCCTTAGTAATTTACtatctctttatttttttaaaataattgatTAATCTAGTTTTATTTTGTTCTAAAAATTGGTTAAACTGGCCATCAATTGGTGATAAGTGCTTACAACTTGGGACGGAGGGGGTGTGACATTATGCTTTGAAGGTTATGAACTGCATATGCTTCCTACAACTCAGGGTGAGATTGGCTCTAGCAGATTGCAACATCATAACGGTGTTTATCTTGGGAGACCGTATTTCTGCTGCCTGTTTGTCACCTCTTTTTGGAATGATTAGGAACCAGAACAGCTCAATAACACACTTTTAATCTATTCTCTATATTCTGTTGTTTTCTAACTGTAAAATGGTTAAGTTGAACTTGTTTTGCTTCACTTATTGTGCTGTGGTAATCATACATTTTTGTCCATCTTCTGCTGATTGACAAGAGTGAGtcgctctagtggtaagcactctccatttccaaccaagaggttgtgagttcgagtcgccccaagagcaaggtggggagttcttggagggagggagccgagggtctatcggaaacagcctctctaccctagggtaggggtaaggaaAGGACTGTACAAACTACCCTAACTGTAAAATGGTTAAGTTGAACTTGTTTTGCTTCACTTATTGCCCATCTTCTGCTGATTGACCAGCATTTTATTGAATTTATAGGCATTTGTAAGGTTGTCTCTCCTCTGGGATCTTCTGTTCCACCGGGAGCAGTATTGATGAAAGAGCGAAAAGGTTTTAAGTTTACCACTAAGCTGCAACCTCTGCGACTTGCTGAATGGAATAACAACGATAAGATCTCCTTCTTCATGAGAGGAAGGTACTATATATAATAAGTGATGTTCAGCAGAATAGCCAAGTATCATCACAAAAATGGTGGTACTTCTAAGTTTTATTGCAGCACAAATCACTGCTATCTTAATGTTGGTCATTATCGAAATTGTCTTGTTACTTCTTTTGGATTATATATGGTTGGCATGTGTCATGAGTTTTTTTTGTGTTCCAGAAATTATACTATCCGTGATTTTGAGATAATGGCAAACAAGGCAACAGCTCGTAGATACTGTATATCTGGATGCCTTCCTCCTGCATATGTGGAAAAGGAATTCTGGAAAGAAATGGTACATGCAAAGAAAGGGATGGTTGAGTATGGAATTAATATAGATGGTAGTGCCTTCTCAAGCACTTTCAATGATCCTCTTGGAAGTAGCAAATGGAATTTCAAGGTTCTACATAAATGTTTTCTGCTAGTTTTTTAACGTCCTTCTGCATTCTTCTGTTATCATCTTTCTTCATTGTTATAGATGGACAACATCCTCAGCTTGATGCTACTCATGGATGATTTGAACTGAATTGGAgttcatattttactattttgCGTGTTGCTTCCTTTAGTGCAAGCCCCATTTGATTTGCAAGTGTCTGACTAATCTACATTTTCCTTTTCATCCAATATCTTACTGTTATTCATCTGTGCAGATACTACCTCGGCTGCGAAGATCCACATTACGCTTGATAGTAAACGAAATCCCGGTAATGTATGATTGTATATTATAGGAACAATTCAGCATTATAGTAAATGCTTTAATGTTTTTGATACATTTATTTGTTTCAGGGAGTAACTGAACCCATGCTATACATTGGGATGCTATTTAGTATGTTTGCGTGGCATGTGGAGGATCATTACCTCTATAGGCAAGTCATACTATGGTTACCAACATTCTCTTAGATGTTTCATCCATTTAATCTCTTCAAGTTTTCTTGACTTTTGCCTTTCTCAGCATTAATTATCATCATTGTGGGGCGCCCAAAACTTGGTATGGAGTTCCTGGGCATGCAGCTGTTCAGTTTGAGAATCTTATTCGGCATCATGTCTACAATGAGGAAATTCTATCAGAAAATGGGCTCAATGGAGTCTTTAACGTTCTTCAAGAGAAAACAACAACGGTTTCTCCAAAGATTTTGCTGCAATATGATGTCCCCGTTTACAAGGCTGTGCAAATGCCAGGGGAGTTTGTTATTACCTTCCCTAGAGCATACCATTCAGGATTTAGTCATGGTTAGATCTTGAAGCTCCTAGTCTAACCTGAAATTAATTTTGGGGGATATTACTTTGCCCATACAACTAATTTTCCTTGTTCCTGCAGGCTTTAACTGTGGCGAGGCTGTGAATTTTGCAATTGGTGAATGGTTTCCATTTGGAGCTGAAGCATGTGAACGTTATGCTCTTCTTGGCAAGGTTCCAATTATTCCTTATGAAGAGCTCCTATGTGCAGAAGCAATGAGTCTCCCAGAGTCTTTAACTCACATACCTTATTGCTCAGCAGATTTAGTCTCCCTTCGTTGTGTAATGACTTcattttcatgcctattgagaTCGTACCACCATGCCCGCTGGTGCTTGAAGAAGTTTAGAACTTCACTTAGAATGTGTTTAAAACCTCGAGGATCATCCGTCTGCGTCCTCTGTAGACGACTATGTTACGTGGCATACATTGAATGCAAATGTTTCGATGGTCCCATATGCCTTTTTCATGGTACCTAGCTAAACACCTCAATGCTTGCTAACATTTCCAATGAGCTTCTACTTTAGAAAATTGCAATTTGATTTACAAGCAACAGGTTCTGCAGGTCGACGCACCATAGGACTTAAAACCTGTTTGCAATTTTTGAGAAACATTTGATCTTTTTTTTTCCTGGTTCCTCCAATCCCCATATCCTCTTTCTTTAACAAAGACAAAACTTTATTATGCAGATTTTGAATCTTTTAACTGTCTGTGTGGAAGTAGCTGCAGCCTCTTTGTTACAGAGGACATTTCAAAAATGGAAGTTGTTGCACAGATGTTTGAGGCTGAGGAAGGAATGCTCTATGAGGTTGAGCAAAAAATGAAGTCTGAACCTTACTTGTGGATGCAGACCTTATCTTCGTGCGTGAAAGGAAAATATAGTCCATATTGCGAGGTATCAATTCTTGCTGAATCCTTGGTGACCAACTTATTTATGTAGCATCATTTTGCTTTCTGGTTTACAGTCTCATGAGCGCTTTACATAGTCTCATGAGCGCTTTCTGATCTCAATATTTATACTTGCCCTTGTCTCTGCCGGACAAGCTCTCTCTAGTTGAAACTCTCCAAAGTTATCAATTCAAATAGCGAGAAGCGAAACAATATATAGTTCATATCACGAGTAAAGAAATTATTGCCTTAAATGACATCTAGAAGTTAGAGGATATCTGTTTGATGCATTGCAACCTTCATGACTTAACAGATAATGCcaataaatactcaaaacaatgAGGCCACTTGTATAAAGATGTCCAGGATCGGAAGAACT
This DNA window, taken from Nicotiana tabacum cultivar K326 chromosome 4, ASM71507v2, whole genome shotgun sequence, encodes the following:
- the LOC107771772 gene encoding lysine-specific demethylase JMJ13-like translates to MSVPGIRFSGTTMMRSKSKKADAGNGLLSEKRIPAKRKRKDVSNWDTAFSCDVQKVTKTKPAREVKKSCYRSPSPVKVSQKRKVSQLSTSEFDWIDTIKECPVYHPSKEEFEDPLAYVQKIALEASKFGICKVVSPLGSSVPPGAVLMKERKGFKFTTKLQPLRLAEWNNNDKISFFMRGRNYTIRDFEIMANKATARRYCISGCLPPAYVEKEFWKEMVHAKKGMVEYGINIDGSAFSSTFNDPLGSSKWNFKILPRLRRSTLRLIVNEIPGVTEPMLYIGMLFKSLQVFLTFAFLSINYHHCGAPKTWYGVPGHAAVQFENLIRHHVYNEEILSENGLNGVFNVLQEKTTTVSPKILLQYDVPVYKAVQMPGEFVITFPRAYHSGFSHGFNCGEAVNFAIGEWFPFGAEACERYALLGKVPIIPYEELLCAEAMSLPESLTHIPYCSADLVSLRCVMTSFSCLLRSYHHARWCLKKFRTSLRMCLKPRGSSVCVLCRRLCYVAYIECKCFDGPICLFHGT
- the LOC142179928 gene encoding uncharacterized protein LOC142179928; translated protein: MSFYFRKLQFDLQATDFESFNCLCGSSCSLFVTEDISKMEVVAQMFEAEEGMLYEVEQKMKSEPYLWMQTLSSCVKGKYSPYCEIMPINTQNNEATCIKMSRIGRTSALDKQRRNKKKKCDRESIERESEGMYPWSSMLVNTQQQENDTTENKVSKI